One window from the genome of Acidobacteriota bacterium encodes:
- a CDS encoding outer membrane beta-barrel protein, with protein sequence MKCVAGLVGMTVLALAGAAQAQTVPAAAAPAQRTAPTVRQADTTSKWFLGALSGIQVVDHGAPVAGGEFGIRLRRNVQVVVGATRMWDVVTSSRVDEVNSFASYLQQTQGKPASGSIDAPAWVATAGLRYIHETTVGVRPYVMADVGMGRVEYRPTFILNARDITTGVSQYGVTLGRDLLGPGNHLAYGAGAGLVFGDKWYLDLGVRLTRINTPDHVTDVRRISIGMGRRF encoded by the coding sequence ATGAAGTGTGTTGCAGGACTTGTGGGAATGACCGTGCTGGCGCTGGCCGGAGCCGCGCAGGCACAGACGGTGCCGGCGGCGGCTGCGCCGGCTCAGAGGACAGCGCCGACCGTGCGCCAGGCCGATACGACGAGTAAATGGTTCCTCGGCGCGTTGTCGGGTATCCAGGTGGTTGATCACGGCGCGCCGGTCGCCGGGGGCGAGTTTGGCATCCGGTTGCGCAGAAACGTCCAGGTGGTTGTGGGTGCCACACGCATGTGGGACGTGGTCACCTCAAGCCGCGTGGATGAAGTGAACTCCTTCGCCAGCTATCTGCAGCAGACGCAGGGGAAGCCGGCGAGCGGCAGCATTGACGCGCCGGCCTGGGTGGCGACAGCCGGGCTGCGGTACATCCATGAAACCACGGTGGGTGTGCGGCCGTACGTCATGGCCGACGTGGGTATGGGGCGTGTGGAATACCGTCCGACGTTCATCCTGAACGCTCGGGATATTACGACCGGCGTGAGCCAATACGGCGTGACGCTCGGGCGTGACCTGCTCGGGCCGGGCAACCATCTGGCCTATGGCGCCGGCGCCGGCCTGGTGTTCGGCGACAAGTGGTACCTGGATTTGGGCGTACGGTTGACGCGGATCAACACGCCTGACCATGTCACCGATGTGCGGCGGATCAGCATCGGGATGGGGCGGCGGTTCTAG
- a CDS encoding glycosyltransferase family 2 protein, translating to MDLSVVIPVYNEAENLEALCREFTETLGAWGRSFEVILIDDGSTDGSFEILRRLQAGDPRLRVIQFRRNFGQTAAFAAGFAYARGRLIATADGDLQNDPRDIPAMVARIEGKGTSGAPGDAGAFDIVCGWRKDRKDTFINRRLPSVIANRLISWATGVKLNDYGCSLKVFRAEVVKPLKLYGEMHRFLPALASEMGVRIAEHVVNHRARQFGRTKYGISRTIRVVLDLVTVKFLLSYSTRPLQIFGLFGSIMGIAGGVLLAFLGYMRLTRGWSADGPILLLGVLLVFTGVQLLTIGLLAELQARTYHESQGKPIYVVRQVIEDSDPARTSAPRSTRDV from the coding sequence GTGGACCTGTCGGTCGTCATCCCCGTGTACAACGAGGCCGAAAACCTCGAGGCGTTGTGCCGAGAATTCACCGAGACGCTCGGCGCCTGGGGCCGTTCGTTCGAGGTGATCCTGATCGATGACGGCAGTACCGACGGGTCGTTCGAGATACTTCGTCGCCTGCAGGCCGGCGACCCGCGACTGCGCGTGATCCAGTTCCGCCGCAACTTCGGCCAGACCGCCGCATTCGCCGCGGGGTTTGCGTACGCGCGCGGGCGGTTGATCGCGACCGCCGACGGCGATCTGCAGAACGACCCCAGGGACATTCCGGCCATGGTGGCGCGCATTGAAGGCAAGGGCACCAGCGGGGCACCGGGCGATGCCGGCGCATTCGACATCGTCTGCGGCTGGCGCAAGGACCGCAAAGACACGTTTATCAACCGACGCCTGCCGTCCGTGATCGCCAATCGGCTGATTTCGTGGGCCACCGGCGTCAAGCTCAACGACTACGGATGTTCGTTGAAGGTCTTCCGGGCCGAGGTGGTCAAGCCCCTGAAGCTGTACGGCGAGATGCACCGTTTCCTGCCGGCACTCGCCAGCGAGATGGGCGTCCGCATTGCCGAGCACGTGGTCAATCACCGCGCGCGCCAGTTTGGGCGGACGAAGTACGGCATTTCGCGAACGATCCGGGTGGTGCTCGATCTCGTGACGGTGAAGTTCCTGCTGAGTTATTCCACCAGGCCCCTGCAGATCTTCGGGTTGTTCGGGTCGATCATGGGCATCGCCGGCGGCGTTCTGCTCGCGTTCCTCGGCTACATGCGCCTGACGCGAGGGTGGTCGGCCGATGGACCCATCCTTCTGCTTGGCGTATTGCTCGTGTTTACCGGCGTGCAGTTGCTGACGATCGGCCTGCTCGCGGAATTGCAGGCGCGCACCTACCACGAGTCGCAGGGCAAGCCGATCTACGTCGTTCGGCAAGTGATCGAAGATTCGGACCCGGCCAGAACGTCGGCGCCCCGGTCTACAAGAGATGTTTGA
- a CDS encoding VTT domain-containing protein: MDQFVAWLEPIVERFGGVGMFILAAVDCSFISMPNASDVLIIWQTIEHPDRWAYYAFMTTMGSVVGSMVIYEFGRRGGEAFLSRRFKPEKVARVRAVFARYGMWAIVVVAMLPPPAPYKVFLLLAGVGGLGPGVFALSVVIGRGLRYGIEGWLARVYGEAAAQLVKDNMAAFAWWMLAGCLVAGAMVLVWRQRSGRRRAA, from the coding sequence ATGGATCAGTTTGTCGCCTGGCTGGAGCCGATTGTCGAACGCTTCGGCGGCGTGGGAATGTTCATCCTCGCGGCGGTGGATTGTTCGTTCATCTCGATGCCGAACGCGAGCGACGTGCTCATCATCTGGCAGACCATCGAGCACCCGGACCGATGGGCCTACTACGCCTTCATGACCACGATGGGTTCGGTGGTCGGGTCCATGGTGATCTACGAATTTGGCCGGCGGGGTGGCGAGGCCTTCCTGTCGCGGCGCTTCAAGCCCGAGAAAGTCGCCAGGGTTCGGGCGGTTTTTGCGCGATACGGGATGTGGGCGATTGTTGTGGTGGCGATGTTGCCGCCCCCGGCGCCCTACAAGGTCTTCCTCCTCCTGGCGGGGGTTGGGGGGCTCGGTCCCGGTGTGTTCGCCCTGTCGGTGGTCATCGGCCGCGGCCTCAGATATGGCATCGAGGGCTGGCTGGCGCGGGTGTACGGCGAAGCGGCGGCCCAACTGGTGAAAGACAATATGGCCGCATTCGCCTGGTGGATGCTGGCCGGCTGCCTGGTCGCCGGGGCCATGGTTCTCGTATGGCGGCAGCGCTCGGGACGCCGCCGGGCAGCATAA
- a CDS encoding inositol monophosphatase, which produces MALDPRFLAVAVEAALAAGRLQRHYFRSDLKIEKKGVIDLVTEADLAVEQDIRERLARHFPAHTVLGEEAAQSAPTGASPYRWIVDPIDGTTNFAHGLPLFCVSIALEVDGRVEVGVVHVPMLDELFTAERGMGARLNGRRLSVTHESSLIDSLLVTGFPPQAADRRGEQLAVFGEFLGRARAVRRLGSAALDLAFVAAGRFDGFWEHSLHAWDVAAGALLVEEAGGRVTDFSGGAFDNFGGQLLASNGRIHAELVDVLGDVRRRLAETG; this is translated from the coding sequence GTGGCGCTCGATCCCCGGTTCCTGGCGGTCGCGGTCGAGGCGGCCCTGGCTGCCGGTCGCCTTCAGCGTCACTACTTCCGCAGCGACCTCAAGATCGAGAAGAAGGGCGTCATCGATCTCGTGACCGAGGCCGACCTCGCGGTCGAGCAGGACATTCGCGAGCGGCTGGCCCGGCACTTTCCGGCGCACACTGTGCTTGGGGAAGAAGCGGCACAGTCCGCCCCAACCGGCGCGTCACCGTACCGCTGGATCGTGGACCCGATCGATGGCACCACCAATTTCGCGCACGGCCTGCCGCTGTTTTGTGTCTCGATTGCGCTCGAGGTGGACGGCCGCGTCGAGGTCGGCGTGGTTCACGTCCCGATGCTGGACGAGTTGTTCACCGCCGAACGCGGTATGGGCGCGCGGCTGAATGGCCGCCGTCTGTCGGTAACGCATGAGTCGTCGTTGATTGACTCGCTGTTGGTGACTGGATTCCCGCCGCAGGCGGCCGACCGGCGCGGCGAACAGTTGGCGGTGTTCGGGGAGTTCCTCGGTCGTGCACGGGCGGTGCGGCGGCTGGGGTCGGCCGCGCTCGACCTGGCGTTTGTTGCGGCCGGGCGCTTCGACGGGTTCTGGGAGCATTCGCTGCACGCCTGGGATGTGGCGGCCGGGGCGTTGCTGGTTGAGGAAGCCGGGGGCCGCGTGACCGATTTTTCGGGTGGCGCCTTCGACAATTTCGGCGGGCAGTTGCTGGCGTCCAACGGCCGGATTCATGCTGAACTGGTTGATGTGCTTGGGGACGTCCGGCGCAGGTTGGCCGAGACGGGGTGA
- a CDS encoding ATP-binding protein, translating to MPTDQHLIRLELPSSFEMLDLVQILSDRLSLLAGLDEDTTHWVSVAVRESVINAVKHGNREDRAKHVTVEFTLAPRLKPARFTVEVLDEGEGFDYQEVDDPLAPENLMKSSGRGIFFMRNFMDDVAIARRPEGGMSVRLVKNLQ from the coding sequence ATGCCCACCGACCAACACCTCATCCGCCTGGAGTTGCCCAGTTCGTTCGAGATGCTCGATCTCGTTCAGATTCTCAGTGATCGCCTGTCCCTGCTCGCCGGGTTGGACGAGGACACCACGCATTGGGTCAGTGTGGCCGTGCGCGAGTCGGTGATCAACGCCGTCAAACATGGCAACCGCGAGGATCGAGCCAAACACGTCACGGTGGAGTTCACCCTGGCGCCACGGCTCAAGCCCGCGCGGTTCACCGTGGAAGTGCTCGACGAGGGAGAAGGGTTCGACTACCAGGAGGTCGATGACCCGCTCGCCCCCGAGAACCTGATGAAGTCGAGCGGCCGCGGGATTTTTTTCATGCGCAACTTCATGGACGACGTGGCGATCGCGCGGCGGCCTGAGGGCGGGATGTCCGTGCGCCTGGTCAAGAACCTCCAGTAG
- the aroA gene encoding 3-phosphoshikimate 1-carboxyvinyltransferase, with product MHPLTVSPVRAVRGDLEVPGDKSISHRYVMLSALAPGRSVIEHLSSGADVAATVACMRSLGANLEFEDLDVLAVTGGHWTPAAGPLDVVNSGTTMRLLAGLLAAHPFRSTLTGDESIQRRPMRRVIDPLTAMGAVITSQAGRAPLVIEGRETLTGITWTPPVPSAQVKSAVLLAGLFASGVTTVVETAATRDHTERALPLFGLACEVEGLRVRVSGGQRATAATARLRVPGDPSSAAVWAAAAASVPGSHVVIRGVSLNPRRIGFLDVLRRLGAEVSTSQDSLEGGEPVGSIDVRYGGCADTRIAPDEVPGIIDELPVLAACAAAGRRLEVSGAQELRVKESDRITALVTGLRALGVDSQEQPDGFVIDGRTARASGGRADAVGDHRLVMAFALVGLAASGPTHIDSAQSVAVSYPTFEADLRRLAR from the coding sequence ATGCATCCCCTGACTGTCTCCCCCGTTCGTGCCGTGCGCGGCGACCTCGAAGTTCCCGGCGACAAGTCCATTTCCCACCGTTACGTGATGCTCTCGGCGCTGGCCCCGGGCCGGTCCGTGATCGAACACCTGTCCTCGGGTGCCGACGTGGCGGCTACTGTGGCCTGCATGCGTTCACTCGGGGCAAACCTGGAGTTTGAGGACCTGGACGTCCTCGCGGTCACCGGCGGGCACTGGACCCCGGCGGCCGGCCCTCTGGACGTGGTGAACTCCGGCACCACCATGCGGCTCCTGGCGGGCCTGCTGGCCGCCCACCCCTTCCGGTCCACCCTGACGGGTGACGAGTCCATCCAGCGCCGGCCCATGCGGCGGGTCATCGACCCGCTGACCGCGATGGGCGCGGTCATCACCTCCCAGGCCGGCCGGGCGCCTCTGGTGATCGAGGGGCGCGAGACGCTCACCGGGATCACCTGGACGCCCCCGGTGCCGAGCGCTCAGGTCAAAAGCGCCGTGCTGCTGGCAGGCCTGTTCGCGTCAGGGGTCACCACGGTCGTGGAAACAGCCGCCACCCGCGACCATACCGAACGGGCCCTGCCGCTCTTCGGCCTGGCGTGCGAGGTCGAAGGCCTGCGCGTTCGCGTGTCGGGAGGCCAGCGGGCCACGGCCGCCACCGCCCGCCTGCGCGTGCCCGGAGACCCCTCGTCGGCCGCCGTCTGGGCAGCGGCGGCTGCCTCGGTCCCTGGGTCACACGTGGTGATTCGGGGCGTGTCGCTCAACCCTCGCCGTATCGGGTTTCTCGACGTCCTGCGGCGCCTCGGAGCCGAGGTCTCAACCTCGCAGGATTCACTGGAGGGCGGCGAACCCGTGGGCTCAATCGACGTGAGGTACGGCGGCTGTGCCGACACGCGAATAGCCCCCGACGAGGTGCCAGGCATCATTGACGAACTCCCGGTCCTGGCTGCCTGCGCCGCCGCCGGTCGGCGTCTTGAGGTTTCTGGGGCCCAGGAACTCCGGGTCAAGGAAAGCGACAGGATCACGGCGCTTGTCACCGGGCTCCGCGCTCTTGGTGTGGACAGCCAGGAACAGCCCGATGGGTTCGTGATCGACGGACGCACCGCCCGGGCGTCCGGAGGGCGCGCCGACGCCGTGGGTGATCATCGCCTGGTCATGGCCTTCGCCCTCGTCGGTCTGGCCGCCAGCGGGCCCACGCACATCGACAGCGCCCAGAGCGTGGCGGTCTCCTATCCAACATTTGAGGCCGACCTCAGGCGGCTGGCGCGATGA